CATATATTAAAAGATAAAGGTGTAGGTGGTGGACACAAGGAAATGGCCGGTGGATTCATCGCTCAAGAAGAAATGTATTTCCTTCAAAATAAGGAATTAGATACGTATGTAAGATATAGAACAATTGGTTTTGTTGAAGAAAAAACGAATAGGAGATAGTGTTATGGAGGAAAAGCGTTTTAGGATTGATGGAATAGACGGCAGTAGTATTCATATTATGATGTATAGAGGGGAGGATTCCCCTATTGGCATAGTTCACCTGTTGCATGGTATGGCCGAACATTGTGAAAGATATAGGCACTTCGCAAGTTATTTGGTAAGCAATGGATATGTTGTTTATACACATGATCATAGAAAGCATGGAAAGAGCATTGCAAAAGGGCAAACAATTGGAATATTTGACAAAAAAGATACCTTTTCTAATGTAATTGAAGATGTTAGAATCGTTCAAGATTTCATTAAGAACAGGGAAAAAGGGCTTGAATTGATTTTGCTAGGACATAGTATGGGATCGCTTATTTGTAGAAGATATCTTCAAGAGCATGGAGCCTACGTTTCCAAGGCGATCATTATGGGCACAATGGCAGCTCAACCGCTTCTTTTGAAAGTAGCAATAATATCAGGAAAGATTGTAAGACTTTTTTCTTCAAAGGGCTCCAGAAGTGCCTTCTTAAATAAATTAGTTGTAGGTGGATTTAATTTGCAGTTTGAGCCTACAAGGACTGAATGTGATTGGCTTTCGAGAGACAACAGTCAGGTAGATAAATATCTATCCGACGAACTATGCGGGTACAGCTATTCAGCAACCTTTTATATTAATCTGTTTAAGGAGGTTATGATTAGTCAA
This sequence is a window from Firmicutes bacterium HGW-Firmicutes-1. Protein-coding genes within it:
- a CDS encoding alpha/beta hydrolase; translated protein: MEEKRFRIDGIDGSSIHIMMYRGEDSPIGIVHLLHGMAEHCERYRHFASYLVSNGYVVYTHDHRKHGKSIAKGQTIGIFDKKDTFSNVIEDVRIVQDFIKNREKGLELILLGHSMGSLICRRYLQEHGAYVSKAIIMGTMAAQPLLLKVAIISGKIVRLFSSKGSRSAFLNKLVVGGFNLQFEPTRTECDWLSRDNSQVDKYLSDELCGYSYSATFYINLFKEVMISQVKANIKKTPQIPLLFVSGASDPVGFNSEGVKKVVNLYEAFGYGENVSLKLFDGCRHEILNEINKEEVYYYILDWIKNH